The Kineothrix sp. MB12-C1 genome includes a window with the following:
- a CDS encoding sugar transferase, giving the protein MKQKNKIIEVYGLWFADLICIVISFVVATYIRFGNFKDMGDQSIHFLVCLCLMLFGTVYNFFIDWNRNFLRRSIWKEAYRVLQYNAIMILVVTFLMVLVKWADVFSRLVLGYFFLLNFFLCLAVHTVIKKFLHTYYSSEQNSVKVMVVTESSQIDFTLDRLEKELDIYYQVVALVCMNEDLRGKEIRGIPVVADKGDLIEVATQMALDEVFLSLPDISQNKLEEIIRGFGDMGVNCHYSLELPGMEANRSKVDSFGNYTVITYTRFQSSYKRMMIKRWMDIAGGLVGMLITLICLPFVAVAIKLDSKGPIFFSQVRIGRNGRRFKIYKFRSMYLDAEERKKELEAKNEMQGLMFKMENDPRITKVGAFLRKTSIDELPQFYNVFKGDMSLVGTRPPTQDEFEKYNQYYRRRISMTPGLTGMWQVSGRSNIEDFDDVVKYDLEYIDNWSLSLDIKILFQTVVVVLFGKGAK; this is encoded by the coding sequence ATGAAACAGAAAAATAAGATTATAGAAGTATATGGACTATGGTTTGCAGACCTCATATGTATTGTGATTTCTTTTGTTGTTGCGACCTATATCCGTTTCGGCAATTTCAAAGATATGGGAGATCAAAGCATACATTTTCTCGTATGCCTATGTCTGATGCTCTTTGGAACCGTCTATAATTTCTTCATCGACTGGAACCGCAATTTCCTAAGAAGAAGCATATGGAAGGAAGCTTACCGCGTGTTGCAATATAACGCTATCATGATTCTTGTGGTAACATTTCTTATGGTGCTCGTAAAATGGGCGGATGTATTTTCCCGTTTGGTACTCGGTTATTTCTTCCTGTTAAACTTCTTCCTTTGTCTGGCAGTGCATACGGTGATTAAGAAGTTTCTTCATACGTATTATTCTTCGGAGCAGAACTCTGTTAAGGTAATGGTGGTAACGGAGAGCAGCCAGATTGATTTTACACTTGATCGCCTGGAAAAAGAATTGGATATTTATTATCAGGTAGTAGCCCTGGTCTGCATGAATGAGGATCTTCGGGGAAAAGAAATAAGAGGAATTCCTGTGGTTGCCGACAAAGGGGACTTAATCGAGGTCGCTACCCAGATGGCTTTGGACGAAGTATTCTTGAGCCTGCCGGATATTTCCCAGAATAAGCTGGAAGAGATTATCCGGGGGTTTGGCGATATGGGTGTGAACTGTCACTATAGTTTGGAGCTTCCGGGCATGGAAGCCAATAGAAGTAAAGTGGACAGCTTCGGAAATTATACGGTGATTACTTATACGCGTTTCCAGAGCAGCTATAAGAGGATGATGATAAAGCGCTGGATGGACATAGCCGGAGGGCTTGTGGGGATGCTGATTACCCTTATTTGTCTGCCCTTTGTAGCAGTTGCTATTAAGCTCGATTCCAAAGGACCGATATTTTTCTCACAGGTAAGAATCGGCCGTAATGGAAGGCGGTTTAAGATATATAAGTTCCGCTCCATGTATCTGGATGCGGAGGAGAGAAAGAAGGAACTGGAAGCCAAAAATGAAATGCAAGGGCTTATGTTCAAGATGGAAAATGATCCGCGAATTACGAAAGTGGGGGCCTTTCTCCGTAAAACGAGTATTGATGAGCTTCCACAGTTCTATAATGTATTCAAAGGCGACATGAGTCTTGTTGGGACGAGGCCCCCCACACAGGATGAATTCGAGAAATATAATCAATATTACCGACGCCGTATCAGCATGACTCCCGGACTTACCGGCATGTGGCAGGTAAGCGGGCGGAGCAATATCGAGGACTTCGATGATGTAGTAAAATATGATCTCGAGTATATCGATAATTGGTCTTTGAGTCTGGATATTAAAATATTATTTCAGACGGTAGTTGTTGTTTTATTTGGAAAAGGAGCGAAATAA
- a CDS encoding acyltransferase, which yields MEIIRFLAICLVVFNHTDGYFIHFATTDNSLTYCISMAVSVICRINVPLFFMVSGALLLRKEEDLSTLYKKRIVRIAAVIIIFSAIQYTANQIAGKLTGEWSVISFLKSLYTADVTESYWFLYSYMAILLMLPFLRKMARGMTEQEFRYLFLLKIIFDVVLRVIATYSGISVGLSLWILTDNVFYVMFGYYMEHILTKRRYEMFHMGKITALFLVFVLLSMGAVVAEYLVKGEYSQSYLGIFTPVLAIMVYYMVKSICMKYTLPEIGYKTAVYLGGSAFGIYLIEKLVRRQLLPLYLYLCQVTVGPLANTVYVLGTIGLALIYVSIMKKVPGIRQLI from the coding sequence TTGGAAATTATAAGATTTTTGGCAATCTGTCTGGTGGTTTTTAATCATACGGATGGGTATTTTATCCATTTTGCGACGACAGACAACTCGCTGACTTATTGTATTTCTATGGCTGTTTCTGTTATTTGCAGGATAAATGTACCTTTGTTTTTCATGGTATCAGGGGCGCTTTTGCTTAGGAAAGAAGAGGATTTATCTACCTTATACAAGAAAAGGATTGTGAGAATTGCGGCAGTAATTATAATTTTCTCTGCTATTCAGTATACAGCGAATCAGATAGCTGGCAAATTGACAGGAGAGTGGAGCGTTATAAGTTTTTTGAAAAGTTTGTATACGGCCGATGTGACGGAATCTTATTGGTTTTTATATTCCTACATGGCAATATTACTGATGCTGCCTTTTCTGCGCAAGATGGCAAGAGGAATGACAGAACAGGAATTTCGATATCTGTTTCTTTTGAAGATTATATTTGATGTCGTATTACGGGTAATAGCTACTTACTCCGGTATTTCCGTCGGACTTTCCTTATGGATACTGACAGATAATGTATTTTATGTGATGTTTGGATATTATATGGAACATATTTTGACGAAGAGGCGGTATGAAATGTTCCATATGGGTAAGATAACGGCACTTTTCCTTGTCTTTGTTCTTCTATCGATGGGAGCAGTGGTTGCAGAGTATTTGGTAAAAGGAGAATATTCTCAAAGCTATTTAGGGATTTTCACTCCGGTATTAGCCATAATGGTATATTATATGGTAAAATCAATCTGTATGAAATATACATTGCCGGAGATAGGCTATAAGACAGCGGTTTATCTGGGTGGATCGGCATTTGGTATTTATCTGATAGAAAAGCTGGTAAGGCGTCAGCTTCTGCCGTTGTATCTTTATCTTTGCCAGGTAACGGTAGGACCGTTGGCCAATACGGTATATGTGCTTGGAACGATAGGGCTTGCCCTTATCTATGTAAGTATAATGAAAAAAGTTCCGGGAATTAGGCAACTGATTTAA
- a CDS encoding glycosyltransferase family 2 protein — MEKKVSIIVPVYNAEKYVERCLNSLLAQTYTNIEIIVIDDGSKDGSSRICDNYAGKYERIKVVHTSNGGVSAARNRGIEEAQGEYLTFVDSDDCLNHDMIEYLVFCLEKTESDVAGCDFYPYSGVRDAEGGEGSGTIGERAAILRQESKKEEWEIYGELELSDGETFIKGGILNGDTRCWSKVYRKTAVGSIRYEEGISIGEDMLFLLALAERGVRFCRSRYRGYAYFSNEAGAMNRKFKSSYMDQITCWRMAMEQIGRIVPPLQVKAASILMISTMLVVGKLAVLEGAERKEYEEYVIACRKQLEECRKVKGAFRMLSFGYRVKVTVYEICPRLYLWGYHLLKA; from the coding sequence ATGGAGAAAAAGGTAAGTATTATAGTTCCGGTATATAATGCAGAAAAGTATGTTGAACGTTGCCTGAATAGCTTGCTGGCGCAGACATATACGAATATAGAAATTATAGTAATAGATGATGGATCAAAGGATGGCAGTTCACGTATATGTGATAACTATGCTGGGAAATATGAGCGGATAAAAGTGGTTCATACCTCCAATGGGGGAGTGTCGGCTGCGCGAAATCGTGGTATTGAGGAAGCACAAGGGGAATATTTGACTTTTGTGGATTCGGATGATTGCCTTAACCATGATATGATAGAGTATCTTGTTTTCTGTCTGGAGAAAACGGAAAGCGATGTGGCAGGCTGTGACTTTTATCCGTATTCTGGTGTAAGGGACGCGGAGGGCGGAGAAGGAAGCGGGACTATCGGGGAAAGAGCGGCGATCCTAAGACAAGAAAGCAAAAAAGAAGAGTGGGAGATTTATGGTGAGCTGGAATTGTCAGACGGAGAAACCTTTATAAAAGGCGGGATCTTAAATGGAGATACCAGGTGCTGGAGTAAAGTTTATCGGAAAACAGCGGTCGGAAGTATTCGCTATGAAGAAGGGATCTCCATAGGAGAGGACATGTTGTTTCTTCTCGCTCTCGCAGAGAGGGGAGTAAGGTTTTGCCGGAGCCGCTACAGAGGCTATGCGTATTTTTCCAATGAAGCTGGAGCGATGAATCGCAAGTTCAAAAGCAGTTATATGGATCAGATAACCTGCTGGAGAATGGCCATGGAGCAAATTGGCAGAATAGTCCCTCCTCTACAGGTTAAGGCAGCCTCTATACTGATGATTTCCACGATGCTCGTTGTAGGTAAGCTGGCAGTCTTGGAAGGCGCAGAGAGGAAGGAATATGAGGAATATGTGATAGCCTGCCGGAAGCAATTGGAAGAATGCAGGAAGGTAAAAGGTGCATTTAGGATGCTTTCTTTTGGATATCGGGTAAAAGTAACTGTTTATGAGATATGCCCTCGCCTGTATCTGTGGGGATATCATTTACTGAAAGCGTAG
- a CDS encoding DUF3431 domain-containing protein, with translation MKKTDNFFLIHNFNTVPETLLSYCEDYLIVDASTDEGIKRQLKEMGYSRGGSYIHVDNTGHNITTYFEYFAEHYEQLPEVICLCKGNMLGRHLSEEYFRRVYDNKYFTYLYEDKDSREKFSKVPDGENKKAGISSISSLVTESQYIEENTSWYVDSPNHPHRYFDNFDDLLSFIYKDPVIPRYCLFSPGACYIVRREQIKKHSPSFYRNLNKIMNYGLNPNFPSEAHMVERMLPVIFEAAYEENKWINDEAAFDKKLLERLEIIKKKDEWNSKRFKRLRKLIGRQS, from the coding sequence TTTCCTCATTCATAACTTTAATACGGTTCCGGAGACGCTTCTATCGTATTGTGAAGATTATCTCATCGTGGATGCTTCGACGGATGAAGGCATAAAGAGACAACTAAAGGAAATGGGATATTCTCGAGGGGGCTCCTATATTCATGTGGATAACACCGGGCATAATATTACGACCTACTTCGAGTATTTCGCAGAACATTATGAACAGTTGCCGGAGGTCATTTGTCTTTGCAAAGGAAACATGCTGGGACGCCATCTTTCGGAGGAATATTTCCGCAGAGTTTATGATAATAAATATTTCACCTACCTGTATGAAGACAAGGATAGCAGAGAAAAGTTTTCTAAAGTGCCAGATGGAGAAAATAAAAAAGCCGGGATAAGCAGTATATCCAGTCTTGTAACGGAGAGCCAATATATCGAAGAGAATACTTCCTGGTATGTGGATTCCCCTAACCATCCCCATAGATACTTCGATAATTTTGACGATTTATTAAGCTTTATTTATAAAGATCCTGTGATTCCCAGATATTGTTTATTTTCACCGGGGGCTTGTTATATCGTAAGGCGGGAGCAGATAAAGAAACATAGCCCGTCTTTTTATCGTAATTTGAATAAAATTATGAATTATGGGTTGAATCCTAATTTTCCATCCGAAGCCCATATGGTGGAGCGTATGCTTCCCGTTATCTTTGAGGCGGCCTATGAGGAAAATAAATGGATAAATGATGAAGCTGCTTTCGATAAGAAATTATTGGAGCGCTTGGAAATCATAAAGAAAAAGGATGAGTGGAACAGCAAACGTTTTAAAAGATTGCGGAAGCTCATTGGCCGGCAATCATAA
- a CDS encoding glycosyltransferase family 4 protein: MSRLLIYDTSNFIDFPIGGQLTSIGNFLRFLCEEHPQRTKDILLIGVTLEPDQVGKMKKIKLHGREFDFLPVAIAQRDLGNTSKSLRLQYMKGLLRYRKLLKITKKDCNYIHTPEAYGVVKFFSINSKYIIFSHGSYFNMERGFRFFQKNILVKKGFVAYLKWILRNADMIFLLDKDSLRDYSRYNDNLVEVLNSIIRPDIPEGKKRLKDGKLREILFVGRLSKDKQVEPIIRAVIDDNPFEGMEDLHLTVVGDGEEYHNLINYESDKVHFTGAVPPEKVKDYMEKADILVMNSAFEGIPMTILEGISQALPVVSTNVGGIGQALHFGQDSEETDATAESIQRAIKKILAHYECYSENAYANSETFDYRIVNKKVYERLNTYWK; the protein is encoded by the coding sequence GTGAGCAGATTACTTATATATGATACCTCTAATTTCATAGATTTCCCAATTGGCGGACAATTGACGAGTATCGGCAACTTCTTGCGCTTTCTTTGCGAGGAACATCCGCAGCGGACGAAGGATATTCTTCTGATAGGAGTCACTTTGGAACCCGATCAAGTAGGGAAAATGAAAAAAATAAAGCTGCATGGAAGAGAATTCGATTTTCTTCCTGTAGCTATAGCACAACGGGACTTGGGCAATACCTCCAAGTCCCTGCGTCTGCAATATATGAAGGGGCTGCTAAGATATAGAAAGCTATTGAAAATCACCAAAAAGGACTGTAACTATATTCACACACCGGAGGCATATGGTGTTGTGAAGTTTTTTTCTATAAATTCCAAATATATTATTTTTTCTCATGGAAGCTACTTTAACATGGAGCGGGGGTTCCGTTTTTTTCAGAAAAATATATTGGTTAAAAAAGGGTTTGTAGCTTATCTGAAATGGATTCTTAGGAATGCTGATATGATTTTTTTATTGGATAAAGATAGCTTAAGAGATTATTCTCGCTACAACGATAATTTGGTAGAGGTTTTAAACTCCATTATCCGCCCGGATATTCCGGAAGGTAAGAAACGTCTGAAAGATGGGAAACTTCGAGAGATTTTATTCGTTGGACGGCTTTCTAAAGATAAGCAGGTAGAGCCGATTATCCGGGCGGTTATCGATGATAATCCCTTCGAAGGAATGGAAGACTTACACCTTACGGTTGTGGGAGATGGAGAAGAATACCATAATTTGATAAACTATGAAAGTGATAAGGTTCATTTCACCGGTGCAGTGCCCCCTGAGAAAGTAAAAGACTATATGGAAAAAGCGGATATTCTCGTTATGAACTCAGCTTTTGAAGGAATACCGATGACAATATTGGAGGGAATCAGCCAGGCTCTTCCGGTCGTTAGTACGAATGTGGGAGGAATTGGACAGGCGCTTCATTTCGGTCAGGACTCAGAGGAAACCGATGCGACGGCAGAGAGCATACAAAGGGCAATAAAGAAAATTCTTGCTCATTATGAATGCTATTCTGAAAATGCATATGCCAATTCAGAGACTTTTGATTATAGGATAGTCAATAAAAAGGTATATGAACGGCTGAATACTTATTGGAAATAA
- a CDS encoding glycosyltransferase family 2 protein, whose translation MAKVSICIPAYNNVEGIERLLGSIAKQDYTDYEIIITDDSTDDKVYELVKGRPELQYYRNERRLGSTANWNEAMNKCSGEYVKIMHHDDWFTERESLGKFVRLLAECPEADFAFCGTRQVEAERSYDRHISDADVSLIKENYRNLYLGNTIGAPSATIYKRSAGAYDESLVWLVDMEFYMRILKNNPQFAYTKEPLISIGVSSTQLTEKCIGDEKVNIQEYGYIYKKYRLDEVKEYRAKLFQVFMDNNASYEIVRSFGISHLTYSRGRLAKWMGKVKWKLGIRK comes from the coding sequence ATGGCAAAGGTTTCGATTTGTATTCCGGCCTACAATAACGTAGAAGGCATAGAACGATTGCTTGGAAGCATTGCTAAGCAGGATTATACGGACTATGAAATTATTATTACCGATGATTCTACGGATGATAAAGTATACGAACTCGTGAAAGGCAGGCCGGAGCTGCAATATTATCGGAATGAGAGAAGGCTTGGATCTACGGCGAATTGGAATGAGGCCATGAACAAATGCAGTGGTGAATATGTAAAAATTATGCACCACGATGATTGGTTCACGGAAAGGGAAAGTCTTGGGAAATTTGTCCGCCTTTTGGCAGAGTGCCCGGAAGCAGATTTCGCCTTTTGCGGAACGAGACAGGTGGAAGCCGAGAGAAGCTATGACAGACATATTTCCGATGCGGATGTTTCTTTGATAAAAGAGAATTATAGGAATTTATATCTTGGAAATACCATAGGAGCTCCCAGTGCAACGATATACAAAAGGTCGGCGGGTGCTTATGATGAAAGTTTGGTATGGCTTGTAGATATGGAATTCTATATGCGAATATTGAAGAATAATCCACAGTTTGCTTATACGAAGGAGCCTCTTATTTCCATAGGGGTAAGCAGTACGCAGCTTACCGAAAAGTGTATTGGTGATGAAAAGGTAAATATTCAAGAATATGGTTATATTTATAAGAAATATCGATTGGATGAAGTGAAGGAATATAGAGCTAAGCTATTTCAGGTTTTTATGGATAATAACGCTTCTTATGAAATTGTCAGGAGCTTTGGGATATCGCACCTTACCTATAGCAGGGGAAGGCTGGCGAAGTGGATGGGGAAAGTAAAATGGAAATTGGGAATACGAAAATAA
- a CDS encoding glycosyl transferase, whose amino-acid sequence MIGTEFLKGQGLGNQLFCYISARCIAKDLGCEFGTAGQEQLAVNIHSKKGMYFMDMDLGSPIVNVDDFHIYKEAEERLYLKNCVHDMVYGCYVAGSDEKLYHIKDNTLIYGNLQAQRYFLAHKEDIKQWLRVKEEYDSYEFTRDNLCIMNVRGGEYVDNRSLFLRRSYWLNAMKHMKSIRSDMEFMIVTDDLEAAGRLLPGIPAYHFDLAGDYVTIKNAKYLVLSNSTFAFFPAFTSETAMKIIAPKYWARHNVSDGYWASEQNIYEEFMYLDRKGKLFTAEECREELEEYKRRRWTLMRTVKYEDSAVRRQAGKDKFLYWWDKVRNKIYRIHKAEIAKD is encoded by the coding sequence ATGATTGGAACAGAATTTTTGAAAGGACAGGGGCTCGGTAATCAGCTATTTTGTTATATATCAGCCAGATGTATTGCCAAAGACTTGGGCTGTGAATTCGGAACAGCAGGGCAGGAACAGCTTGCAGTAAATATCCACAGCAAAAAGGGCATGTATTTTATGGATATGGATTTGGGAAGTCCTATTGTGAATGTGGATGATTTCCACATTTATAAAGAGGCTGAAGAGCGTCTATATCTGAAGAATTGTGTCCACGATATGGTATATGGATGTTATGTGGCAGGATCAGACGAGAAGCTGTATCATATAAAAGATAATACTCTTATCTATGGCAACCTTCAGGCACAGCGGTATTTTCTTGCTCACAAGGAGGATATTAAGCAATGGCTGCGAGTGAAGGAGGAATACGATTCCTACGAGTTCACCAGGGACAACCTGTGCATAATGAATGTGCGCGGCGGCGAATATGTGGATAACCGCTCTCTTTTTTTAAGAAGAAGCTATTGGTTGAATGCCATGAAACATATGAAAAGCATTCGAAGCGATATGGAATTCATGATCGTCACGGATGATTTAGAAGCGGCGGGAAGGCTCCTGCCGGGTATACCTGCGTATCATTTTGATTTGGCAGGGGATTATGTAACGATTAAAAATGCTAAATATCTAGTTTTGTCCAACTCTACCTTTGCTTTCTTTCCTGCTTTCACGAGTGAGACTGCGATGAAAATTATAGCTCCTAAATATTGGGCGAGGCATAATGTGTCGGACGGCTATTGGGCCAGCGAGCAGAATATCTACGAGGAGTTTATGTATTTGGATCGAAAAGGAAAGCTTTTTACGGCGGAAGAATGCCGCGAGGAGCTGGAGGAATATAAACGCCGGAGGTGGACTCTGATGCGGACTGTGAAGTATGAGGATTCAGCGGTCAGACGACAGGCCGGGAAAGATAAATTCCTTTATTGGTGGGATAAGGTAAGGAATAAAATATACAGAATTCATAAAGCAGAAATAGCGAAGGATTAG
- a CDS encoding glycosyltransferase family 4 protein: protein MNLVIDCFKLVKGAGKSIGIYNLAQSVVSHLGERAECETEGKQGNSIIVLGNSYNKKDFDVPGVTFVEMKGDPLNKIYCIFWELFLVPGYAKKYRADRILFPRGFAPLGIAKTLTGGAKGKMKDTIIIHDLIPFFYDKYYPGVFNRLENAYIMNRLKASIRQADRVITISEHSREDILDKVPGGGKKITIIHNGLNDVSYKNVTDKAETQTYHEQEGSGKEYIVAMTSGLPHKNAAGILRSYEAYYQLVKADNREPLELAVIGIGDASAYEGMSEEAKAHVRCYKFFEDFADMCKMIAGGKAYLFLSYAEGFGFPPLEAMQMGLPVVCSNRSSLPEVVGNAGLLVDPDETDAVAKALDQIVTDTALREDLVKKGYENIKRFSWETRTDLYWKELLQ, encoded by the coding sequence ATGAATCTTGTGATTGATTGTTTTAAGCTTGTGAAAGGTGCAGGAAAAAGCATCGGTATTTATAATCTTGCCCAAAGTGTTGTTTCGCACTTGGGTGAGCGAGCAGAATGCGAAACAGAAGGGAAGCAGGGAAACTCGATTATTGTACTCGGCAATTCCTATAACAAAAAGGACTTTGACGTGCCGGGAGTGACTTTCGTGGAGATGAAGGGCGACCCTTTAAATAAAATATACTGCATCTTCTGGGAACTGTTTTTGGTACCCGGATATGCGAAGAAATATAGAGCGGATAGGATTCTGTTTCCTCGTGGATTCGCCCCCCTCGGGATTGCGAAGACTTTGACCGGAGGAGCGAAAGGGAAAATGAAGGATACGATTATCATTCATGACTTGATTCCCTTCTTTTATGATAAATATTATCCGGGCGTATTTAATCGTCTGGAAAATGCCTACATTATGAATCGTTTGAAAGCCTCTATCCGACAGGCTGACCGAGTGATTACTATCTCGGAGCACTCACGGGAAGATATTCTCGATAAGGTGCCGGGGGGCGGGAAGAAGATAACGATCATTCACAATGGATTAAATGATGTTTCTTATAAAAATGTCACTGATAAAGCAGAAACGCAGACATATCATGAGCAAGAGGGAAGCGGGAAAGAATATATCGTAGCTATGACCTCCGGTCTTCCGCATAAGAATGCTGCCGGAATTTTACGATCTTATGAAGCTTATTATCAATTAGTCAAGGCAGATAACAGAGAACCCTTAGAGCTTGCGGTTATCGGTATTGGAGATGCCTCAGCGTATGAAGGGATGTCAGAGGAAGCGAAAGCCCACGTAAGGTGTTATAAATTCTTCGAAGACTTTGCGGATATGTGTAAGATGATTGCAGGAGGAAAGGCTTACTTGTTTCTTTCCTATGCGGAAGGCTTTGGATTCCCCCCTTTAGAAGCGATGCAGATGGGACTTCCTGTCGTATGCTCTAACCGGAGTTCACTGCCCGAGGTAGTAGGAAATGCAGGGCTTCTTGTGGATCCCGATGAAACGGATGCGGTGGCAAAGGCTCTCGATCAAATTGTGACAGACACAGCTTTACGCGAGGATTTAGTGAAGAAGGGCTATGAGAATATCAAACGTTTTTCCTGGGAGACGCGAACGGACTTATATTGGAAGGAATTATTGCAGTGA
- a CDS encoding DUF6056 family protein, with translation MKKVIGWLDNKKIAVLSIIFFTISTIPVLYLAKYARPSGDDYGYSVLTRAAWVETHSLIEVIKAACKTVQQMYIGWNGDWFTTFLFSLMPEVFVTYSFVIVPYIMVGALILGTSVFLYDALVKIVGIGWEYAAIFASLLLFASIQFIPSTAIGMYWYVGATHYIIPHMLALFALAFGFRFYRTDRKREIAYATLCMFAVGGSSFFSSLLVFMIYGVLMILFFRKKKNILLLILPFAVGVIGFIIQCIAPGNKVRAGESFGFHISDAFLTVWNSLYSGWTTIWSYLEEKTFIFVLLFLCAVFGWQALLERKSSFRFRYPLLFVIFMYGIYSAMWAPAIYSAVDVSLGPATIVYFTFLLTSLFSILYVEGWLIELLREKGKNARIGRIFLEESEYRNKVAVPLIVIGILITVVNLNWFGNSTDKRVYDYVSSGQAEDFKRQIESHMEILLDDSIKEAYLTPINDNQGPLMHMPVTEDPEEFTNRVVRDFYRKDKVVMVVP, from the coding sequence GTGAAAAAAGTCATAGGTTGGTTGGATAATAAAAAAATAGCTGTATTATCAATTATCTTTTTTACTATAAGTACCATACCCGTTTTGTATTTAGCTAAATATGCGCGTCCGAGCGGTGACGATTATGGCTACAGTGTTCTGACCCGTGCAGCATGGGTGGAGACTCATTCTTTGATAGAGGTAATAAAGGCTGCGTGTAAGACTGTGCAGCAGATGTATATCGGATGGAATGGGGATTGGTTCACTACTTTTTTATTTTCTTTGATGCCGGAAGTTTTTGTTACTTATAGCTTTGTAATCGTGCCTTATATTATGGTAGGCGCTTTGATTCTGGGAACCAGTGTATTTCTTTATGATGCTCTGGTTAAGATTGTTGGAATCGGTTGGGAGTATGCGGCGATTTTTGCTTCACTTCTATTGTTTGCTTCTATACAGTTCATTCCCAGTACGGCTATCGGAATGTATTGGTATGTGGGAGCCACGCATTATATTATTCCTCATATGCTGGCACTTTTCGCTCTCGCTTTCGGCTTTCGGTTTTATCGGACAGACAGAAAAAGAGAGATTGCTTATGCAACTCTTTGCATGTTTGCAGTAGGAGGCAGCAGTTTCTTTTCTTCGCTTTTGGTGTTTATGATTTATGGAGTTTTGATGATACTATTTTTCCGCAAAAAAAAGAATATTTTGCTTTTAATCCTTCCTTTTGCGGTAGGTGTGATTGGCTTTATTATTCAGTGTATCGCTCCGGGTAATAAGGTCCGTGCAGGAGAAAGCTTTGGTTTTCATATATCGGATGCTTTTCTGACGGTATGGAATTCATTGTATAGCGGATGGACGACGATATGGAGCTATTTGGAAGAAAAGACGTTTATTTTTGTCTTGCTGTTCCTGTGTGCAGTATTCGGCTGGCAGGCGCTCTTAGAGAGGAAGAGCAGTTTTCGTTTCCGATATCCGTTATTATTCGTCATTTTCATGTATGGTATTTACAGCGCAATGTGGGCACCGGCCATATATTCGGCGGTGGATGTTTCTTTAGGTCCGGCAACGATTGTATACTTCACATTCCTTCTGACTTCGCTTTTTTCAATATTATATGTGGAGGGATGGCTGATAGAATTGCTCAGGGAGAAAGGGAAGAATGCAAGGATAGGGCGGATATTCTTAGAAGAAAGCGAGTACCGGAATAAGGTGGCAGTTCCTCTTATCGTAATAGGGATACTCATTACAGTAGTAAACTTGAATTGGTTTGGAAATAGTACGGATAAAAGAGTATATGACTATGTGAGTAGTGGTCAGGCGGAGGACTTTAAGAGACAAATAGAGTCTCATATGGAAATCCTATTGGACGATTCCATCAAGGAAGCTTATTTGACACCAATTAATGATAACCAGGGTCCCCTGATGCATATGCCGGTCACGGAGGACCCGGAGGAATTTACAAATCGTGTGGTAAGGGATTTTTATCGCAAGGATAAAGTGGTTATGGTGGTACCGTAG